The Kluyvera intermedia genome window below encodes:
- a CDS encoding chitinase: MASSKIISLSAVAAGIMLSLGAAHAAPLLGATEATTIKASELAAKEKALTDFPLMNSVKSSIQTLSNSDVEKIEAGRAANPANVKRVESMLTEKDWEYLFPMRAPEYTYANFLKAIGKFPAVCGTYTDGRDSDAICRKSLATMFAHFAQETGGHESWRDIPEWRQALVYLREMGWVEGQKGGYNGECNPDIWQGQTWPCGKDKDGDYLSYFGRGAKQLSYNYNYGPFSDAMYGGDVRPLLDKPELVADTWMNLASAVFFFVYPQPPKPSMLHVIDGTWQPNDHDKANGLVDGFGVTIQIINGGVECGGAAENAQSLNRIAYYKEFANYLKVPIADDEVLGCKNMKQFDEGGAGALPIYWEMDWGWSAETPDGKTNTCQLVGYQTPYSAFKEGDYTKCVQKHFNVNVVDDNGEADTAADTTEDTTPAPTVNVAPVAQIAGPVGAVEAGSQVSLSAAGSTDANGDKLSYTWMSQDGQTLSGQDKAVISFAAPESDKDAQYVVSMTVSDGSLSTTTTYTLNVKAKAAGTDEATGEDESGSVSYPSWSARQTWKAGDIVNNHGALYQCKPLPEGAWCNVAPTYYEPGAGIAWGDAWKAM, from the coding sequence ATGGCATCATCTAAAATTATTTCACTAAGCGCTGTGGCCGCAGGGATTATGTTAAGTCTTGGGGCTGCTCATGCGGCACCGCTGCTGGGGGCAACCGAGGCAACCACCATTAAGGCGAGTGAACTCGCGGCAAAAGAAAAAGCTTTAACCGATTTCCCGCTGATGAATTCAGTCAAATCTTCCATTCAAACGCTCTCTAACAGCGACGTTGAGAAGATTGAAGCGGGTCGAGCGGCTAACCCTGCAAACGTCAAACGCGTTGAGAGTATGTTGACCGAGAAGGACTGGGAATATCTGTTCCCCATGCGAGCACCGGAATACACCTATGCTAACTTCCTGAAAGCGATTGGTAAATTCCCAGCCGTTTGTGGCACCTATACCGATGGTCGTGACAGCGATGCCATATGTCGTAAATCTCTGGCAACGATGTTTGCGCACTTCGCCCAGGAAACAGGTGGACATGAAAGCTGGCGTGATATTCCAGAATGGCGTCAGGCGTTGGTCTATCTGCGTGAAATGGGTTGGGTTGAAGGGCAGAAGGGCGGCTATAACGGCGAGTGTAACCCGGATATCTGGCAGGGACAAACCTGGCCTTGTGGTAAAGATAAAGATGGTGATTATCTGAGCTACTTTGGCCGTGGAGCGAAACAGCTCTCCTATAACTACAACTATGGTCCATTCTCTGACGCCATGTATGGCGGTGACGTGCGACCACTGCTGGATAAACCAGAGCTGGTGGCTGATACCTGGATGAACCTGGCCAGCGCCGTCTTCTTCTTTGTTTACCCACAGCCGCCGAAGCCATCCATGCTGCACGTTATTGATGGCACCTGGCAGCCGAACGATCACGATAAAGCGAATGGTTTAGTCGACGGGTTTGGCGTAACCATCCAGATTATTAACGGCGGCGTTGAGTGCGGTGGTGCGGCTGAAAATGCGCAATCACTTAATCGTATTGCTTACTACAAAGAGTTCGCCAACTATCTTAAAGTACCGATTGCTGACGATGAAGTTCTTGGTTGTAAGAACATGAAGCAGTTTGATGAAGGCGGTGCGGGTGCTCTGCCAATCTACTGGGAAATGGATTGGGGATGGAGCGCTGAGACCCCAGATGGTAAAACCAATACGTGTCAGTTGGTCGGTTATCAGACACCTTATAGCGCCTTTAAAGAAGGCGACTACACGAAGTGTGTTCAGAAGCACTTCAACGTGAATGTGGTTGATGATAACGGCGAGGCGGATACGGCCGCTGATACCACTGAAGATACCACGCCAGCCCCAACCGTCAACGTGGCTCCTGTAGCGCAGATTGCTGGCCCGGTGGGCGCAGTTGAAGCGGGTAGCCAGGTTTCCCTCAGTGCCGCAGGCTCAACCGATGCCAATGGTGACAAACTGAGCTACACCTGGATGTCACAAGATGGACAGACGCTGAGCGGCCAGGACAAAGCTGTTATCTCTTTTGCGGCACCTGAAAGCGATAAAGATGCGCAGTATGTCGTGAGCATGACGGTAAGCGATGGCTCATTATCCACTACCACCACCTATACCTTGAATGTAAAGGCTAAAGCGGCGGGCACGGATGAAGCTACTGGGGAAGATGAAAGCGGTTCTGTCAGCTATCCATCCTGGAGCGCAAGACAGACCTGGAAGGCGGGGGATATCGTCAATAACCACGGCGCGCTGTACCAATGTAAACCGTTGCCAGAAGGTGCGTGGTGCAATGTTGCACCGACATACTACGAACCGGGCGCAGGTATTGCGTGGGGAGATGCCTGGAAGGCGATGTAA
- the accA gene encoding acetyl-CoA carboxylase carboxyl transferase subunit alpha has protein sequence MSLNFLDFEQPIAELEAKIDSLTAVSRHDEKLDINIDEEVHRLREKSVELTRKIFADLGAWQVAQLARHPQRPYTLDYVRLAFDEFDELAGDRAYADDKAIVGGIARLDGRPVMIIGHQKGRETKEKIRRNFGMPAPEGYRKALRLMEMAERFNMPIVTFIDTPGAYPGVGAEERGQSEAIARNLREMSRLSVPVICTVIGEGGSGGALAIGVGDKVNMLQYSTYSVISPEGCASILWKSADKAPLAAEAMGIIAPRLKELKLIDSIIPEPLGGAHRNPEAIAASLKAQILADLADLDVLSKEDLLNRRYQRLMSYGYA, from the coding sequence ATGAGTCTGAATTTCCTTGATTTTGAACAGCCGATTGCAGAGCTGGAAGCAAAAATCGATTCTTTGACTGCGGTTAGCCGTCATGATGAGAAGCTGGATATTAATATCGACGAAGAAGTGCATCGTCTGCGCGAAAAAAGCGTAGAGCTGACGCGCAAAATCTTTGCCGATCTCGGCGCATGGCAGGTAGCCCAATTGGCGCGCCACCCACAGCGTCCGTACACCCTGGATTATGTCCGTCTGGCGTTTGATGAATTTGACGAACTGGCGGGCGATCGCGCTTATGCTGATGATAAAGCTATCGTCGGTGGTATCGCACGTCTGGACGGTCGTCCGGTGATGATCATTGGTCATCAGAAGGGGCGCGAAACCAAAGAGAAGATTCGTCGCAACTTCGGCATGCCGGCACCGGAAGGTTACCGTAAAGCCCTGCGTCTGATGGAAATGGCCGAGCGCTTCAACATGCCTATCGTGACCTTCATCGACACCCCGGGTGCATACCCAGGCGTCGGCGCAGAAGAACGCGGTCAGTCTGAAGCTATCGCCCGTAACCTGCGTGAAATGTCCCGTCTGAGCGTTCCGGTTATCTGTACCGTTATCGGTGAAGGTGGTTCCGGCGGTGCGCTGGCCATTGGTGTGGGTGATAAAGTGAATATGCTGCAATACAGCACCTATTCCGTTATCTCTCCCGAAGGCTGTGCTTCTATTCTGTGGAAAAGTGCAGATAAAGCGCCGTTGGCGGCTGAAGCGATGGGTATCATTGCCCCGCGTTTGAAAGAGCTGAAGCTTATCGATTCCATCATCCCGGAACCTTTGGGCGGTGCGCATCGTAACCCGGAAGCCATCGCGGCATCGCTGAAAGCGCAGATTCTTGCCGATCTTGCCGATCTCGATGTGTTGAGCAAAGAAGATCTGCTCAATCGCCGTTATCAGCGTCTGATGAGCTACGGCTACGCCTGA
- the dnaE gene encoding DNA polymerase III subunit alpha produces the protein MAEPRFVHLRVHSDYSMIDGLAKTGPLVKKAAALGMPALAITDFTNLCGLVKFYGAGHGAGIKPIVGADFHVQSELFGDELTQLTVLAANNVGYQNLTLLISKAYQRGYGAAGPIIDRDWLVELKEGLILLSGARMGDVGRALLRGNMALVEQCAEFYETHFPNAYFLELIRTGRQDEEAYLHAAVRLAETRGLPVVATNDVRFLEPGDFDAHEIRVAIHDGFTLDDPKRPRNYSTQQYMRSEDEMCELFSDIPEALENSVEIAKRCNVTVRLGEYFLPQFPTGEMTTEDFLVAKSHEGLEERLEFLFPDPKERAEKRPPYDERLEIELKVINQMGFPGYFLIVMEFIQWSKDNGVPVGPGRGSGAGSLVAYALKITDLDPLEFDLLFERFLNPERVSMPDFDVDFCMEKRDLVIEHVAEMYGRDAVSQIITFGTMAAKAVIRDVGRVLGHPYGFVDRISKLVPPDPGMTLAKAFEAEPQLPEIYEADEEVRALIDMARKLEGVTRNAGKHAGGVVIAPTKITDFAPLYCDEQGLHPVTQFDKNDVEYAGLVKFDFLGLRTLTIINWALEMINARRERNGEPPLDIATIPLEDKKSFDMLQRSETTAVFQLESRGMKDLIKRLQPDCFEDMIALVALFRPGPLQSGMVDNFIDRKHGREEISYPDVQWQHECLKPVLEPTYGIILYQEQVMQIAQELSGYTLGGADMLRRAMGKKKPEEMAKQRGTFEDGAKSRGVDGELAMKIFDLVEKFAGYGFNKSHSAAYALVSYQTLWLKAHYPAEFMAAVMTADMDNTEKVVGLVDECWRMGLKILPPDINSGLYHFHVNQDGEIVYGIGAIKGVGEGPIEAIIEARNNGGYFRELFDLCARTDTKKLNRRVLEKLIMSGAFDRLGPHRAALMNSLGDALKAADQHAKAEAIGQADMFGVLAEEPEQIEQSYANCMPWPEHTVLEGERETLGLYLTGHPINQYLKEIERYVGGYRLKDMHPTERGKVTTAAGLVIASRVMVTKRGNRIGICTLDDRSGRLEVMLFTEALEKYQHLLENDRILIVSGQVSFDDFSGGLKMMAREVMDIDEAREKYARGLAISLTDRQIDDQLLNRLRQSLEPHRSGTIPVHLYYQRADARARLRFGATWRVSPSDRLLNDLRGLIGSEQVELEFD, from the coding sequence TGGTATCAAACCAATTGTTGGCGCCGACTTTCACGTCCAGAGCGAACTGTTTGGTGATGAACTCACCCAGTTGACGGTGCTGGCGGCGAACAACGTTGGCTATCAAAATCTGACGCTGCTCATCTCGAAAGCCTATCAGCGCGGTTACGGTGCGGCAGGGCCAATTATCGATCGTGATTGGCTGGTGGAATTAAAAGAAGGGTTAATTCTGCTCTCCGGTGCGCGTATGGGCGACGTCGGCCGTGCTTTACTGCGCGGCAATATGGCATTGGTTGAGCAATGCGCCGAGTTTTACGAAACACATTTCCCAAACGCTTATTTCCTTGAGCTCATTCGTACCGGTCGTCAGGATGAAGAGGCTTACCTTCATGCAGCGGTCAGGCTCGCGGAAACACGCGGCCTGCCGGTTGTGGCCACCAACGATGTTCGTTTTCTTGAACCCGGTGACTTTGACGCGCACGAAATTCGCGTGGCGATCCACGATGGTTTCACCCTCGATGATCCTAAACGCCCGCGCAACTACTCCACGCAGCAGTATATGCGTAGCGAAGACGAGATGTGCGAGCTGTTCTCCGATATCCCGGAAGCGCTGGAAAACAGCGTTGAGATAGCAAAACGTTGTAATGTTACGGTGCGTCTTGGCGAATACTTCCTGCCACAGTTCCCGACAGGTGAAATGACCACCGAGGATTTCCTCGTAGCCAAATCGCATGAAGGTCTGGAAGAACGCCTGGAATTTCTGTTCCCCGATCCAAAAGAGCGCGCGGAGAAACGCCCGCCTTACGATGAACGTCTGGAAATTGAACTTAAAGTTATCAACCAGATGGGCTTCCCGGGCTACTTCCTGATCGTGATGGAATTTATCCAGTGGTCAAAAGACAACGGCGTACCGGTTGGGCCGGGACGTGGTTCGGGCGCGGGCTCGCTGGTAGCCTATGCGCTGAAAATTACCGACCTCGATCCGCTGGAGTTTGACCTGCTGTTCGAACGCTTCCTGAACCCAGAACGTGTCTCGATGCCTGACTTCGACGTTGACTTCTGTATGGAGAAACGCGATCTGGTTATCGAACACGTGGCCGAAATGTACGGGCGTGATGCGGTATCGCAGATTATTACTTTCGGTACGATGGCGGCGAAAGCGGTTATCCGCGACGTGGGTCGCGTACTGGGGCATCCGTACGGGTTCGTTGATCGTATCTCAAAACTGGTGCCGCCAGACCCAGGGATGACGCTGGCGAAAGCTTTTGAAGCGGAACCCCAGTTACCCGAAATTTACGAGGCAGATGAAGAAGTTCGCGCGCTGATCGATATGGCTCGCAAGCTTGAAGGGGTCACCCGTAACGCCGGTAAACACGCCGGTGGTGTGGTTATCGCTCCGACTAAAATTACCGATTTTGCGCCGCTGTACTGTGATGAACAGGGGCTGCACCCGGTTACCCAGTTTGATAAGAATGACGTGGAATACGCCGGTCTGGTGAAGTTCGACTTCCTGGGTTTGCGTACGCTTACTATCATCAACTGGGCGCTGGAGATGATCAACGCCCGCCGTGAACGCAACGGTGAGCCGCCGTTGGATATCGCGACCATTCCACTGGAAGATAAGAAAAGCTTCGACATGCTGCAACGCTCGGAAACCACTGCGGTCTTCCAGCTTGAATCCCGCGGCATGAAAGATCTGATTAAACGTCTACAACCTGACTGCTTCGAAGATATGATAGCCCTGGTGGCCCTGTTCCGCCCGGGCCCGCTACAGTCGGGAATGGTAGATAACTTTATCGACCGTAAGCACGGACGTGAAGAAATCTCGTACCCGGATGTTCAGTGGCAGCATGAATGTCTGAAGCCGGTGCTGGAACCGACATATGGCATTATCCTGTACCAGGAACAGGTTATGCAGATTGCCCAGGAGCTTTCCGGCTATACTCTCGGCGGCGCGGATATGTTGCGTCGTGCGATGGGTAAGAAAAAGCCGGAAGAGATGGCCAAGCAGCGCGGCACTTTTGAAGATGGTGCGAAGAGCCGCGGCGTGGATGGCGAACTGGCGATGAAAATCTTTGACCTGGTGGAGAAATTCGCCGGTTATGGGTTTAACAAATCTCACTCCGCAGCCTATGCGCTGGTCTCTTATCAGACGCTGTGGCTGAAAGCGCACTACCCGGCCGAGTTTATGGCGGCGGTAATGACTGCCGATATGGACAACACCGAGAAGGTGGTAGGGCTGGTGGATGAGTGCTGGCGGATGGGGCTGAAAATATTGCCGCCAGATATCAATTCCGGTTTATATCATTTCCACGTTAATCAGGACGGGGAAATCGTGTATGGTATCGGCGCGATTAAAGGCGTCGGTGAAGGCCCGATTGAAGCGATCATTGAAGCGCGCAATAACGGGGGCTATTTCCGCGAGCTGTTTGACCTGTGCGCGCGTACCGACACGAAAAAGCTTAACCGCAGAGTGCTGGAAAAATTGATTATGTCCGGGGCGTTCGACCGCCTTGGGCCACACCGTGCGGCGCTGATGAATTCGCTGGGCGATGCGTTAAAAGCGGCCGATCAGCATGCGAAAGCGGAAGCTATTGGTCAGGCGGATATGTTCGGTGTGTTAGCCGAAGAGCCAGAGCAGATTGAGCAGTCTTATGCTAACTGTATGCCCTGGCCTGAACATACGGTACTGGAAGGTGAGCGGGAAACGTTAGGGTTATACTTAACGGGTCACCCAATCAACCAATACCTGAAAGAAATTGAGCGCTATGTCGGCGGCTATCGGCTAAAAGACATGCATCCGACAGAACGTGGTAAAGTCACCACGGCTGCGGGGCTCGTGATTGCCTCAAGGGTTATGGTCACCAAGCGAGGCAATCGTATCGGCATCTGTACGTTGGATGACCGATCCGGAAGGCTAGAAGTGATGTTATTCACCGAAGCCCTGGAAAAATACCAGCATCTGCTGGAAAACGACCGCATACTTATCGTCAGCGGACAGGTCAGCTTTGATGACTTCAGCGGCGGCCTTAAAATGATGGCCCGCGAAGTGATGGACATTGACGAAGCCCGGGAAAAATACGCTCGCGGGCTTGCTATCTCGCTGACGGACAGGCAAATTGATGACCAGCTTTTAAACCGACTCCGTCAGTCTCTGGAACCCCATCGTTCGGGAACCATTCCAGTACATCTCTACTATCAGAGGGCGGATGCACGTGCGCGGTTGCGTTTCGGTGCAACCTGGCGTGTCTCTCCGAGCGATCGTTTACTCAACGATTTGCGTGGCCTCATCGGTTCGGAGCAGGTGGAACTGGAGTTTGACTAA